ACCACGGCGAACTGAAGGCTCTCGATTCCCCGGCGAAGCTGAAGGCCTCCGTCCCCGGACAGAACTTCGTGGAGGCCAGCTTCTCGACGGTGCCGGAGGGCTGGCCCGAAGTCCTGAAGGGGCTTCCAGCCGTCCAGAGCGTGACCGGCAAGGACAGGATCTACCGGATCTCGTCGGGCGACGGTCCCGAGACCACGATGGCGCTGATGGACGCCGCCCGGAAGTCCGGGGTCGACGTGGAGTCGCTCTCCGTGCAGAGCACGACCCTGGACGACGTGTTCGTCCATTACACGGGGCGGGGGCTCCGGGACGCCCTGCAGGAGGCCTCCCCGATGGACAGCCCGTTCATGATGCGGCGCGGGTAGGAGCGGGACGATGCAGCGGATGTGGGCGATCATCGAGCGCGAGCTGCGGCGTTTCCGCAGGAGCCCGGCGCTGATCTTCATCTCCCTCGTCTTCCCGCTCGTCCAGCTCGTCGTGCTGGGATATGCGTTCGGCGGCGTCGTAAAGCACCTCAAGATCGGAATCGTCGATCAGGATCACGGCCTCTCCGCGGTGAAGGTCCGCGAGCTCTGCAACGCCGCCGCGAGCGGCGCGAAGACCTTCGATCCCGTCCTCTACGCCGATCCGGGCGTGGCGCTGCGGGATCTCAAGAACGGAAAGATCAACGGCATCCTGACGATCCCGCCCGATTTCTCGCGGCGGACGCTGCAGAAGGCGGGATCCCGCCTCGCCTTGATCGAGGACAACACCGACGGGTTCGCCTCCTCCGCGCTGGCCGCGTCGGTCGGCGGGCTGGTGGGCGCCCTGAACCTGCCGGCTCAGGACGCGCGGCGGGTGCCGACCCAGGTGAGTCTGGATGTCGTTGAGGTGTATCCCTACGTCCCGTACATCCAGTACCTGCTTCCGGGGACGGTCGTCATGTCGATCTTCATGATGGTGATGATCGGCGGGGGGATCATCTTCATCGACGACAAGGCGCGCGGCCTGCACGAAGGCTACCTGGTCACCCCGATCTCCAAGCTCGAGCTCATCGGCGGCTTCAATCTCTCCGGGACGATCAAGGCGGTGGCGGCGGGCACGGTCCTGGCACTGCTCGGCTCGTGGATCGCCGGGATCCCCGATCCGCTCCAACCCTGGCGCCTCGTCAAAGTGTTCCTCGTGATCGTCGTCACCGCGTTCGCCCTCATCAGTCTCATGTTCCTGCTGATGGTGCGCGTGACCGATCCCCTCGTTCCCCGCGCTGTCTTCGGAGTCCTGAATACCCTGCTCTTCTTCCCGAGCGGCGCCGTCTACCCCCAGCAGGCGTTTCCTCCCTGGCTCAAAGGGATCGCCACGATCGATCCCTTCACGTACGCCGTCCACGCGCTCAAGAGCCTGCTCCTGAAGAACACCGGCTTC
This sequence is a window from Candidatus Polarisedimenticolia bacterium. Protein-coding genes within it:
- a CDS encoding ABC transporter permease, with the translated sequence MQRMWAIIERELRRFRRSPALIFISLVFPLVQLVVLGYAFGGVVKHLKIGIVDQDHGLSAVKVRELCNAAASGAKTFDPVLYADPGVALRDLKNGKINGILTIPPDFSRRTLQKAGSRLALIEDNTDGFASSALAASVGGLVGALNLPAQDARRVPTQVSLDVVEVYPYVPYIQYLLPGTVVMSIFMMVMIGGGIIFIDDKARGLHEGYLVTPISKLELIGGFNLSGTIKAVAAGTVLALLGSWIAGIPDPLQPWRLVKVFLVIVVTAFALISLMFLLMVRVTDPLVPRAVFGVLNTLLFFPSGAVYPQQAFPPWLKGIATIDPFTYAVHALKSLLLKNTGFDAIGWDLVYLSIFSIIAMTAATMLFRRTL